From the Rhodothermia bacterium genome, one window contains:
- a CDS encoding DUF4956 domain-containing protein, which yields MEDLFRLHTADIPVFVFRAIMNALSIFIIVRLIYYPRHKNNDFVFTFFLFNAANFIICLFLSTSKFEMGFAFGLFAIFSIIRYRTVTVHIREMGYFFIAVALAMMNALATPDLLLILGNLLLLGLVWALDRQKNLVHESHQEILYERIDLISPEKRPELIADLKARTGINFHRVDIERVDFFRDTVRLRAHYFTHHAEGTRDHVLDDDD from the coding sequence ATGGAAGACCTGTTTAGACTCCACACTGCCGACATCCCTGTTTTTGTTTTTCGGGCAATCATGAATGCGTTATCCATCTTCATTATTGTACGATTAATTTATTATCCAAGGCACAAAAATAATGATTTTGTTTTCACCTTCTTTTTGTTTAATGCGGCTAATTTCATTATTTGTCTATTTCTAAGTACTTCAAAATTTGAAATGGGATTTGCCTTTGGTTTATTCGCCATTTTTTCCATCATTCGTTATCGGACGGTTACGGTTCATATACGCGAAATGGGATATTTCTTCATTGCTGTTGCTTTGGCGATGATGAATGCTTTGGCAACGCCAGATTTGTTATTGATTTTGGGAAATTTGTTGTTGCTGGGCTTGGTATGGGCTTTGGATCGTCAAAAAAACCTTGTTCACGAAAGTCATCAGGAAATTTTATACGAGCGAATAGACCTCATTTCTCCCGAAAAACGTCCTGAACTTATTGCGGATTTAAAAGCAAGAACGGGGATCAACTTCCACCGAGTGGATATTGAACGTGTGGACTTCTTTCGCGATACGGTCCGCTTACGCGCTCATTATTTTACCCATCACGCCGAAGGAACACGAGACCACGTACTTGATGATGATGACTAA
- a CDS encoding YceH family protein yields MNLSEIRLDAIQVRVLASLIEKARTTPQNYPLSLNALMAACNQKTSRNPVLQLDERTIYAALEVLQQKRLAQLDSASGRVSKYRQSLNRVIDLDPQELCILAVLMLRGEQTLGEIKGNAAAMYHFESLEQTEKALNRLIAREEPLVVTLPKRPGRKEARYLHLMAGMPDLSEYEHAENDAAPIVSGMDVSRIEKLEAEVAELRTELNELKAALGL; encoded by the coding sequence ATGAACCTTTCCGAAATTAGATTAGATGCGATTCAGGTGCGGGTTTTGGCCTCGCTCATCGAAAAAGCCAGAACCACACCGCAGAACTACCCCCTAAGTTTGAATGCTTTGATGGCGGCCTGCAACCAAAAGACAAGCCGTAACCCCGTTTTGCAGTTGGATGAACGCACCATATATGCCGCTTTAGAAGTGCTACAACAAAAGCGTTTGGCTCAGTTAGACTCGGCCTCCGGACGGGTGAGCAAATACCGCCAAAGTTTGAACCGGGTGATTGATTTAGACCCACAAGAGCTTTGTATTTTGGCGGTTTTGATGCTACGTGGCGAGCAAACGCTAGGTGAGATCAAAGGCAATGCAGCCGCTATGTACCACTTCGAGTCCTTAGAGCAAACAGAAAAGGCCCTTAACCGACTTATAGCGCGGGAAGAACCCTTGGTAGTTACACTGCCCAAGCGCCCCGGACGAAAGGAGGCGCGGTATTTGCACCTTATGGCCGGTATGCCAGACCTTTCCGAGTATGAACATGCAGAAAATGATGCTGCCCCAATTGTGTCGGGAATGGATGTCAGTAGGATCGAAAAACTTGAAGCAGAGGTGGCGGAACTCCGCACCGAACTCAATGAGCTAAAGGCCGCATTGGGTTTATAA
- a CDS encoding dipeptidase produces the protein MTRFLLLLFVLSLPTSYAQTPWRSKRNTLKTTTATVEPPTTLFADGGKIAMPRKQQAELIRQDPLWKKALALHFDALVMDGHIDVPTLIVSDPSYQFRKRHKTPPHVDLPRMYEGGLDAAFFSIYVGAEYPEGRESINRAKEEIFFLRQQLEGLEDSVHIATSVADVRNITQAGKKAILMGIEGGHAIAQADLGVLQNFYTSGIRYVTLSHVNTNSFADASQSPPKWGGLNEAGRSLVREMNRLGILVDISHVADSTFWDALAVSEAPMIASHSSARALTENVRNMSDDMIRALAQKGGVVMVNFMESVVNTQMNKAVMDEVYARLRNEYNNNYYMMWQVISMVQREKGLRPGNLEDLIAHLIHVARIAGVDHVGLGSDFDGATMPDGLEDVTKLPYITYKLLKAGFSETDIRKILGGNSLRVLAEAERVAATMKL, from the coding sequence ATGACACGCTTCCTTTTATTGCTCTTTGTGCTTAGCCTTCCGACGAGTTATGCCCAAACACCGTGGCGTTCCAAACGCAATACACTTAAGACCACCACAGCCACGGTAGAGCCTCCCACAACCCTATTTGCAGACGGCGGAAAAATAGCGATGCCCCGAAAGCAACAGGCCGAACTTATCCGCCAAGACCCGCTCTGGAAAAAAGCCCTTGCCTTGCATTTTGATGCTTTGGTGATGGATGGTCACATAGACGTCCCTACCCTCATTGTCTCCGACCCGTCTTATCAGTTCCGGAAACGCCACAAAACACCTCCCCATGTGGACTTACCCCGCATGTATGAAGGTGGATTAGATGCAGCATTTTTTTCCATTTACGTAGGGGCAGAATACCCCGAAGGCCGAGAATCCATTAATCGCGCCAAAGAAGAAATTTTCTTTCTCCGGCAGCAATTGGAAGGCTTGGAAGACTCGGTACACATTGCGACTTCGGTTGCTGATGTACGCAACATCACACAAGCAGGCAAAAAAGCCATTCTGATGGGGATAGAAGGCGGACATGCCATTGCACAAGCAGACCTTGGTGTTCTCCAAAACTTCTACACGTCCGGTATTCGCTACGTCACCCTAAGCCACGTCAATACAAATTCGTTCGCAGATGCCTCGCAGTCACCTCCAAAATGGGGTGGACTGAACGAGGCCGGAAGGAGTCTTGTGCGGGAAATGAACCGTCTGGGGATTCTCGTGGACATTTCGCACGTTGCAGATTCCACTTTTTGGGATGCGCTGGCCGTCTCTGAAGCACCCATGATCGCCTCGCACTCTTCGGCGCGGGCGCTTACCGAAAACGTCCGAAATATGAGCGACGATATGATCCGTGCGCTTGCACAAAAAGGCGGTGTGGTGATGGTGAACTTTATGGAAAGTGTGGTGAACACACAAATGAACAAGGCTGTGATGGACGAAGTCTATGCCCGCTTGAGAAACGAATACAACAACAATTATTATATGATGTGGCAGGTAATCTCGATGGTACAACGTGAAAAAGGACTCCGACCGGGCAATTTAGAGGATCTTATTGCACACCTGATTCATGTTGCACGCATTGCTGGCGTGGATCATGTGGGATTGGGTTCTGATTTTGACGGTGCAACCATGCCGGACGGCCTCGAAGATGTAACAAAACTGCCCTATATCACTTATAAATTGCTTAAAGCAGGCTTCTCCGAGACGGACATTCGCAAAATACTCGGCGGGAATAGCCTCCGCGTATTGGCCGAGGCCGAGCGTGTAGCCGCAACGATGAAGCTGTAA
- a CDS encoding T9SS type A sorting domain-containing protein has translation MFFFLAFLRLLVSGCTFLINQNQNGMRRTIFFRIFVVLCWLGVSSGHLLAQNFLAEPMHVTDAAGISYRSWPVGGLHTPLLQWIDVTGDARPDLFLQNQPDQLLFFRNDPIEGLVLEQLNAFPEVVSGNWFQIWPEAKDVFFLFAANGYNDIQVWEFSRVNNQFNTNQKTEILLDTDGKPVFSEVGSIPQFTDIDCDNDRDYFTTNQSGTITFYEQVGRWDDGLPKFTRRSDVFAGVSLLGTYCGGAALTKSGRHGAATISFHDLNGDEKPDILWTDTFIAGLLQLENTGTCTESAFAFPKTEQQYPAFIIPGLGLQTSGFNVAVFGDEDLDGDEDMFVAVQGGFCMDLQGDAIQNLYFYRNTGSKAKPVYTLQTKRYLYVPDVGKKSVPAFFDVDRDGDLDLVVGNEDQVGSPNFGRLTLFEATELQNTPEYRLKDSHFLKIEGAYNLAPAFGDLDGDGDEDLLLGMQNGRIRYYQNDEPDGFKEISRTYASIFVGTNSAPALADLDDDGDLDLLVGNAAGDLVRYNNVGTSKAPNFIKETENYLGLNVKGFSKPAFIHFSRSNKGAWPAYLMVGSERDGVWVYRNIAPENAEASWQPQEKDAFSKPFRGIRQETFNLRHIAPTSITVSPQTFLPRRMVFGSENGGFIAAMPLFVPVKPNVTNEAPTTVVPNITIFPNPITDRFTIDLQNAIISPVNVQVFDLLGREVFSQAWEATAASRQIAIEVPHLPQGPYIVRVATRQNTWSSIAIKRNNLWGE, from the coding sequence ATGTTCTTCTTCTTGGCCTTCTTGCGGCTTTTAGTATCGGGTTGTACATTTCTGATAAACCAAAACCAAAATGGGATGCGGCGCACCATTTTCTTCCGGATATTTGTTGTTTTATGTTGGCTCGGCGTCTCGTCTGGTCACTTACTGGCCCAGAATTTTTTGGCGGAACCAATGCACGTCACAGACGCAGCGGGCATTTCCTATCGTTCTTGGCCTGTTGGTGGGCTTCATACGCCATTGTTGCAGTGGATAGACGTGACGGGAGATGCACGTCCAGACCTTTTTTTGCAAAACCAGCCCGATCAACTCTTGTTTTTTCGGAATGACCCTATCGAGGGCTTGGTCTTAGAACAACTGAACGCCTTTCCGGAGGTGGTTTCTGGAAATTGGTTTCAAATCTGGCCCGAAGCCAAAGACGTGTTCTTTTTGTTTGCCGCCAATGGCTATAATGATATACAAGTCTGGGAATTTAGCAGGGTCAACAACCAGTTTAACACAAACCAAAAAACGGAAATCTTGTTGGATACGGATGGCAAACCGGTTTTTTCTGAAGTTGGTTCAATCCCTCAATTTACAGACATAGACTGCGACAACGACCGCGATTACTTCACCACAAACCAATCTGGAACCATCACCTTTTACGAGCAAGTGGGGCGCTGGGATGACGGATTGCCCAAGTTTACCCGCCGTTCCGATGTGTTTGCCGGTGTCTCGCTTCTCGGAACCTATTGCGGTGGGGCGGCCCTCACAAAGTCTGGGCGACATGGCGCGGCAACCATTTCCTTCCACGATCTAAATGGTGACGAAAAACCCGATATCCTCTGGACAGATACTTTCATCGCTGGTTTGCTCCAACTTGAAAACACCGGAACCTGCACAGAATCCGCGTTCGCATTCCCGAAAACCGAGCAACAATACCCCGCCTTTATCATTCCGGGGCTTGGCCTACAAACGTCTGGTTTTAATGTAGCCGTTTTTGGCGACGAAGACTTAGACGGAGATGAAGATATGTTTGTGGCGGTTCAAGGTGGTTTTTGTATGGATCTACAAGGCGATGCCATCCAGAACCTTTATTTTTATCGCAATACCGGAAGCAAGGCAAAGCCTGTTTATACCCTTCAAACCAAACGGTATCTTTATGTGCCAGATGTCGGAAAAAAGAGCGTCCCCGCATTTTTTGATGTTGACCGTGATGGTGATTTAGATTTGGTGGTTGGGAACGAAGACCAAGTGGGATCGCCTAATTTTGGACGTTTGACGCTTTTTGAGGCCACAGAATTACAAAACACCCCCGAATATCGCCTTAAAGATTCGCATTTCTTGAAGATAGAGGGTGCTTATAACTTGGCTCCTGCATTCGGAGATTTGGATGGCGACGGAGACGAGGATTTGTTACTCGGAATGCAAAATGGCCGGATTCGCTACTACCAAAATGACGAACCCGATGGGTTTAAAGAAATTAGCCGTACTTACGCAAGTATTTTTGTAGGAACAAACAGCGCACCAGCCCTTGCAGATTTAGACGACGATGGGGACTTAGACCTCTTGGTGGGCAATGCCGCCGGAGACTTGGTACGCTATAATAATGTAGGTACGTCTAAAGCGCCAAATTTTATAAAAGAGACCGAAAACTATTTAGGACTTAACGTAAAAGGATTTAGCAAGCCAGCATTTATACATTTTAGCCGCAGCAACAAGGGCGCATGGCCTGCTTACCTGATGGTAGGCAGTGAGCGGGACGGCGTGTGGGTGTATAGAAACATTGCACCGGAAAACGCAGAGGCCAGTTGGCAGCCGCAAGAAAAGGACGCCTTCAGCAAGCCCTTTCGCGGTATAAGACAGGAAACGTTCAACCTTCGACACATCGCGCCAACGTCTATAACCGTATCCCCTCAAACCTTCCTTCCGAGAAGAATGGTTTTTGGCTCGGAGAATGGCGGATTTATTGCGGCAATGCCCCTCTTTGTGCCCGTTAAGCCTAACGTAACCAACGAGGCTCCTACTACGGTCGTGCCCAATATCACCATTTTTCCAAACCCCATCACAGATCGTTTTACGATAGACCTCCAAAACGCAATAATTTCGCCCGTAAACGTTCAGGTTTTTGACCTTTTAGGCCGAGAAGTGTTTTCGCAAGCATGGGAAGCCACCGCTGCGTCACGACAAATCGCGATCGAAGTTCCCCATTTACCGCAAGGCCCTTACATCGTTCGGGTCGCAACACGCCAAAATACGTGGTCTTCTATCGCCATTAAACGAAATAATCTTTGGGGTGAATAA
- the trpB gene encoding tryptophan synthase subunit beta codes for MNMPNTYTAPDVSGHFGRFGGAFVPEILYPVLEELKLAYAAAQNDPAFVSLYQSLLETYVGRPTALTFAPRLSKKLGGPRIYLKREDLCHTGAHKINNAIGQILLARRMGKTRIIAETGAGQHGVATATVCAKFGMTCVVYMGAEDIERQNLNVQRMRLLGAEVRPATSGSQTLKDATNEAIRDWVSNPNDTFYIIGSVVGPHPYPMMVRDFHRVIGEETRKQLLAAENRETPDALVACVGGGSNAMGLFYPFINEPNVRIFGAEAAGEGLEGRTAATLTLGEPGVLHGAMSLLLQDDQGQVELAHSISAGLDYPGVGPEHAYLKDLGRVQYHPITDAEAIEGVKCLAESEGIIPALETAHAVALLPKIADTMTPDEVVVLCCSGRGDKDMGTISRYL; via the coding sequence ATGAACATGCCAAACACCTATACCGCACCTGATGTTTCTGGCCATTTTGGTCGTTTTGGGGGCGCTTTTGTTCCTGAAATCTTATATCCCGTCTTGGAGGAGCTGAAACTGGCTTATGCAGCGGCTCAGAACGATCCTGCATTCGTATCACTTTACCAATCGTTGTTAGAAACCTATGTAGGGCGGCCTACGGCGCTCACCTTTGCCCCCCGTCTATCCAAAAAATTAGGCGGGCCACGCATTTATCTAAAACGCGAAGACCTTTGCCATACGGGAGCACATAAAATTAACAATGCCATAGGGCAAATTTTACTGGCAAGACGTATGGGCAAAACCCGCATCATCGCCGAAACAGGTGCGGGACAACATGGCGTGGCTACGGCCACCGTTTGCGCTAAATTTGGCATGACGTGTGTGGTCTATATGGGTGCGGAAGACATTGAACGCCAGAACCTAAACGTCCAGCGGATGCGACTTTTGGGCGCAGAGGTACGTCCGGCAACTTCCGGCAGCCAGACCCTGAAAGATGCAACCAACGAGGCCATCCGAGACTGGGTGAGCAATCCGAACGATACGTTTTACATCATTGGGTCGGTGGTAGGCCCTCATCCTTACCCGATGATGGTTCGCGACTTCCATCGGGTGATTGGCGAGGAAACCCGAAAGCAGTTGCTTGCAGCGGAGAACCGCGAAACGCCGGATGCACTTGTGGCCTGTGTGGGCGGCGGCTCTAATGCGATGGGCCTCTTTTATCCGTTTATCAACGAACCCAATGTGCGGATTTTTGGTGCGGAAGCAGCGGGTGAAGGCTTAGAAGGCCGAACAGCTGCTACCCTAACCCTCGGCGAGCCGGGTGTTCTTCATGGAGCCATGAGCCTATTGCTCCAAGACGATCAAGGGCAAGTGGAATTGGCACATTCCATTTCGGCTGGATTGGATTATCCGGGCGTAGGACCAGAACATGCCTACCTCAAAGACTTAGGACGGGTTCAGTATCACCCCATTACCGATGCCGAGGCCATAGAGGGCGTAAAATGCTTGGCCGAATCCGAAGGAATTATTCCGGCATTGGAGACGGCACATGCGGTTGCTCTCCTACCTAAAATTGCAGACACGATGACGCCCGATGAAGTGGTCGTGCTTTGCTGCTCTGGGCGCGGTGACAAAGACATGGGGACGATTTCTCGTTATCTATAA
- the gyrA gene encoding DNA gyrase subunit A — MADELNENDLPSDESQDASTPRIVPINIEEEMKAAYIDYSMSVIVSRALPDVRDGLKPVHRRVLYGMDELSMGAGKAYKKSARIVGDVLGKYHPHGDSAVYQTMVRMAQDFAMRYPLVDGQGNFGSIDGDSAAAMRYTEVRMTRLAEEMLRDLGKETVDFVPNFDGSLDEPEVLPAAIPNLLLNGSSGIAVGMATNIPPHNLGELVDGIIAFIEDNEITIPELMKFIPAPDFPTGAIIYGTTGVKEAYLTGRGRVVVRAKMHEETIHGRSALVVSEIPYQVLKSGIIEKIAQLVRDKRIEGIHDLRDESDREGMRIVIELKKDAIPMVIQNQLYKFTPLQSTFGVNTVALVKGRPRTLNLKECLQYYVEHRHEVVTRRTEYELRKAEARAHILEGLRIALDFLDAVISIIRHSPTVDEAQQNLMAGRFPEKLTPEDRAILGLPTHNESLFTLSDLQAKAILELRLQRLTGLERQKIEDEYRALIQEIERLRAILASEALRMAIIKQELIEIREKYADPRRTQIDHSGGEDFIMEDLIEDVTTVVTMTHQGLIKRTSASEYKAQGRGGKGLKGAGTRDEDYIEQLFVCGTHDWLLFFTDFGKCYWLRVYEIPEGSRTAKGRSIRNLIQIDQEDKVRAVLAVNKADFASAEFKNSHFIFSVTKNGTVKKTPLMDYSRPRADGIRAQNIEEGDQLLDVRMTDGKTDIILASSAGYAVRFEEHRVRPMGRIATGVRGISLAEGEVVVGLIAVTDPNMMILTVSANGYGKRSSVEEYRLTNRGGKGVTTLKATERTGPLVAVRGVTDEDDLVIATTNGLLIRISAGTIRETGRAAGGVKLLTLNDNDAIADVSRVVKEEEENGNGGANDVENGASEESPQAPVEGMNTTEEA; from the coding sequence ATGGCAGACGAATTGAACGAAAACGACCTCCCTTCCGACGAAAGCCAAGACGCCAGCACCCCTCGTATTGTCCCGATCAATATAGAAGAAGAGATGAAAGCGGCCTACATTGACTATTCAATGTCGGTGATTGTAAGCCGCGCTTTGCCCGATGTGCGGGACGGTCTGAAGCCCGTACACCGTCGGGTGTTGTATGGGATGGACGAGCTTAGCATGGGCGCAGGGAAGGCTTACAAAAAAAGCGCACGTATTGTTGGGGATGTTTTGGGTAAATATCACCCGCATGGCGACTCTGCGGTCTATCAGACGATGGTGCGGATGGCGCAAGATTTTGCAATGCGTTACCCATTGGTGGATGGCCAAGGGAATTTTGGCTCGATTGATGGCGACTCGGCTGCGGCCATGCGCTATACCGAAGTCCGAATGACGCGCCTTGCCGAGGAAATGCTTCGCGATTTGGGGAAGGAAACGGTGGACTTTGTGCCCAACTTCGATGGTTCCTTGGATGAGCCGGAGGTCTTGCCTGCTGCCATACCCAATCTGCTCCTCAATGGTTCATCGGGGATTGCCGTCGGGATGGCTACCAATATCCCACCCCATAATTTGGGCGAATTGGTGGATGGTATTATAGCCTTTATCGAGGACAACGAGATCACCATCCCAGAACTCATGAAATTCATTCCCGCACCCGATTTCCCAACGGGGGCCATTATCTATGGTACGACTGGGGTGAAAGAAGCCTATCTCACTGGGCGCGGACGGGTGGTGGTACGGGCCAAAATGCACGAAGAGACCATACACGGACGCTCGGCATTGGTGGTTTCGGAAATACCGTATCAGGTGCTGAAATCGGGGATTATTGAGAAAATTGCACAATTGGTACGGGATAAACGCATCGAAGGCATCCATGATTTGCGGGACGAATCAGACCGAGAAGGGATGCGCATTGTGATTGAACTGAAAAAAGATGCCATTCCGATGGTGATCCAAAATCAGTTGTATAAATTTACGCCGCTCCAATCCACTTTTGGCGTCAATACGGTTGCCTTGGTTAAGGGCAGGCCGCGCACCTTAAACCTTAAAGAGTGCCTCCAATATTATGTAGAACATCGTCACGAGGTGGTGACACGACGCACGGAATATGAACTACGCAAGGCCGAGGCTCGTGCCCATATTTTGGAAGGTTTACGGATTGCTTTGGATTTTTTGGATGCGGTGATCTCCATTATCCGGCACTCCCCTACGGTGGACGAAGCCCAGCAGAATTTAATGGCAGGCCGTTTCCCCGAAAAACTTACGCCGGAGGATCGCGCCATTCTCGGCTTGCCCACCCACAACGAGTCTTTGTTTACCCTTTCTGACCTTCAAGCCAAGGCGATTTTGGAGTTACGGCTTCAACGTCTTACAGGTTTAGAACGCCAGAAAATAGAGGACGAATACCGGGCATTGATTCAGGAAATTGAGCGTTTGCGCGCCATTTTGGCCTCCGAGGCGTTGCGAATGGCCATCATTAAACAGGAATTAATTGAGATCCGAGAAAAATACGCCGATCCGCGCCGTACACAAATAGATCACTCCGGCGGCGAAGACTTTATCATGGAAGACTTGATTGAGGATGTGACGACGGTGGTCACCATGACGCACCAAGGGTTGATTAAGCGTACCTCGGCCTCAGAATATAAAGCCCAAGGACGTGGTGGAAAGGGCTTAAAAGGTGCTGGAACTCGTGATGAGGATTATATCGAACAGCTTTTTGTGTGTGGAACGCACGATTGGTTGTTGTTCTTTACGGATTTTGGAAAGTGCTACTGGCTACGGGTTTATGAAATTCCAGAAGGCTCACGTACCGCCAAAGGAAGATCCATCCGGAACCTCATTCAGATAGACCAAGAAGACAAGGTACGCGCGGTGCTTGCGGTGAATAAAGCCGATTTTGCGAGTGCGGAGTTTAAAAACTCACATTTTATCTTCTCGGTTACAAAAAACGGGACGGTCAAGAAAACGCCACTGATGGATTATAGCCGACCGCGTGCCGATGGCATCCGTGCACAAAACATCGAAGAGGGCGACCAACTCTTGGACGTGCGTATGACGGATGGCAAAACCGATATTATTTTGGCGTCCTCTGCCGGATATGCTGTCCGATTCGAGGAACACCGTGTGCGACCTATGGGCCGAATTGCAACGGGGGTTCGCGGTATTTCCTTGGCCGAGGGCGAGGTGGTGGTGGGCCTCATTGCCGTAACCGACCCCAATATGATGATTCTTACCGTCAGTGCAAATGGTTACGGGAAACGTAGCTCGGTGGAAGAATACCGGCTAACCAATCGCGGTGGAAAAGGGGTGACGACGCTAAAGGCGACTGAACGCACGGGGCCATTGGTGGCTGTCCGGGGGGTAACCGATGAAGATGATTTGGTGATTGCCACCACCAATGGCTTGCTCATTCGGATTTCCGCCGGAACCATTCGCGAAACAGGCCGTGCTGCTGGTGGAGTAAAATTGCTTACACTGAATGACAATGACGCCATTGCAGATGTGTCCCGTGTGGTGAAGGAAGAAGAAGAAAATGGGAATGGAGGGGCAAATGACGTAGAAAACGGGGCTTCCGAGGAAAGCCCTCAAGCGCCCGTCGAGGGGATGAACACCACTGAAGAAGCATAA
- a CDS encoding acyl-CoA desaturase — translation MAKVKVRFDNTLARAFTIEVKQRVSEYFEQNNLSKHANIEMVMKTIIILGVFVSCYLLILFGGFSVWQMWGLCVLLGISMAGIGFSISHDALHGAYSSNERLNWILGLTFDLLGANGYMWKITHNVIHHTYTNVHGHDEDLEVAAFVRLSPHTPHKTIHRFQHILAFPAYSFATVFWLVIKDFKYFFAKKLGPYVNKKHPMKEWATLWIMKTVTVAYQIVLPLMILDITWWQFLIGFLTAHLTAGLILGVVFQLAHVVEETDHPEYDDTGLIHNHWLVHEMETTSNFARRNKLLSWYIGGLNYQIEHHLFPKVCSVHYPNISPIVKEVAKKYGVPYHEHDTFAIAVGSHYRTLVKFGQNPVVELPDQAVYVN, via the coding sequence ATGGCAAAAGTCAAAGTTCGCTTCGATAACACACTCGCCCGCGCCTTTACCATAGAGGTCAAACAACGGGTAAGTGAGTACTTCGAGCAAAACAACCTTTCGAAACACGCAAATATAGAAATGGTTATGAAGACCATCATCATTTTGGGTGTTTTCGTTTCATGTTATCTGTTGATCCTTTTTGGAGGGTTCAGTGTTTGGCAAATGTGGGGGCTTTGTGTTCTTCTTGGCATATCTATGGCCGGTATAGGGTTCTCCATCTCGCACGATGCGCTTCATGGCGCGTATTCCTCCAATGAACGCTTAAATTGGATATTAGGGCTAACGTTCGATTTGCTAGGCGCCAATGGCTATATGTGGAAAATTACCCACAACGTCATCCACCACACCTATACCAATGTTCATGGCCATGATGAGGACTTGGAGGTTGCCGCATTTGTTCGTCTCTCTCCCCATACGCCACATAAAACCATCCACCGTTTTCAGCATATTTTGGCCTTTCCAGCATATTCGTTTGCAACGGTTTTTTGGTTGGTCATCAAGGATTTTAAATACTTTTTCGCCAAAAAATTAGGGCCTTATGTGAATAAAAAACACCCTATGAAAGAATGGGCAACGCTGTGGATTATGAAAACCGTGACCGTAGCTTACCAAATTGTCTTGCCACTGATGATCCTCGACATCACATGGTGGCAGTTTTTGATTGGCTTTCTAACGGCTCATCTTACTGCGGGGCTTATCTTGGGCGTGGTTTTTCAGTTGGCGCATGTTGTTGAAGAAACCGACCATCCTGAATATGATGATACCGGCCTTATCCACAATCATTGGTTGGTACACGAAATGGAAACCACCTCGAACTTTGCGCGACGCAATAAACTACTTTCGTGGTATATTGGTGGGTTGAATTACCAAATTGAACACCACCTTTTCCCAAAAGTTTGTAGTGTGCATTATCCCAACATCAGCCCAATTGTGAAGGAGGTCGCTAAAAAATATGGGGTTCCTTACCACGAACATGATACGTTTGCTATAGCCGTTGGCTCGCATTATCGCACCCTCGTCAAATTTGGCCAAAATCCAGTCGTAGAACTACCAGATCAAGCGGTTTATGTAAATTGA
- a CDS encoding DoxX family protein, translating into MMAFFEKIQPFGYAFSRFALGIMMMLHGWPKISGGIEKWTSLGGAMENFGIAFFPVFWGFMGALAEFLGGLLVAVGLGTRYAAAFVVATMGVAAMAHLGDGEPFMEASHAIETGLGFLMILFVGGGTYSLDRIFFKTNDKPIR; encoded by the coding sequence ATGATGGCGTTTTTTGAAAAAATCCAGCCTTTTGGCTATGCGTTTTCTCGTTTTGCATTAGGCATCATGATGATGCTTCATGGCTGGCCCAAGATTTCGGGCGGTATAGAAAAGTGGACTTCGCTTGGTGGTGCGATGGAAAACTTTGGTATCGCTTTTTTTCCAGTTTTTTGGGGATTTATGGGCGCATTGGCCGAGTTTCTGGGCGGACTTTTGGTGGCCGTTGGCTTAGGCACACGGTATGCGGCTGCTTTTGTGGTGGCAACGATGGGCGTGGCTGCGATGGCCCACCTTGGCGATGGCGAACCCTTTATGGAAGCCTCTCATGCCATCGAAACAGGGCTGGGCTTCCTGATGATTTTATTTGTGGGTGGTGGAACCTATAGCTTAGACCGCATTTTCTTTAAAACCAACGACAAGCCCATCCGCTGA